In [Phormidium] sp. ETS-05, the genomic window CAAGAGCGGCTCGCCTATGGTACGTCATCTGTGCGAATACCGGGTAGAAGATACGGGGGCGTTTGAACTGGGCGGGCAAATCAAAGTGGATAGCTTTGAAGCCGGACAGTTAGTAGATGTGATTGGCACGAGTATTGGTAAAGGTTTTGCTGGCTATCAGAGACGGCACAACTTTAAGAGAGGCGCCATGTCTCACGGTTCTAAAAACCACCGCCAACCGGGTTCCGTAGGTGCAGGGACGACTCCGGGAAGAGTATATCCCGGCAAAAGAATGGCCGGGAGACTTGGAGGCAGCCAGGTGACAATTAGAAAATTGACAGTGGTGAGGGTGGATACCGATCGCAACCTGCTGCTGATCAAAGGAGCCATTCCGGGCAAACCAGGGACAATAGTAAACGTCAAGCCCGCCAAAATAGTGGGTTAGAAACCTGGTTGCTGAACCGAGAACCAATAAAAGTGAAACCGAGGAATTTCTCTGAGAATCTCTGAGAAGCTGGGTTTCTAGAGT contains:
- the rplC gene encoding 50S ribosomal protein L3, with protein sequence MSVGILGTKLGMTQIFDGEGKAIPVTVVQAGPCTITQIKTTDTDGYSAIQVGYGEVKNKTRELNTKTPKTVNKYLSNAEQGHLAKSGSPMVRHLCEYRVEDTGAFELGGQIKVDSFEAGQLVDVIGTSIGKGFAGYQRRHNFKRGAMSHGSKNHRQPGSVGAGTTPGRVYPGKRMAGRLGGSQVTIRKLTVVRVDTDRNLLLIKGAIPGKPGTIVNVKPAKIVG